From the genome of Acidaminococcus sp.:
TGGAGCTGACCTCTTACAAGCCCCGTTTCCTGGCCATCGATGAGTTTGCTATCCATAAGGGACACACTTATGCCACTTGCGTCATGGATTTAGCGACAGGTTATATTCTCTGGGTTGGCAGAGGTCGGGCGATAGCTGACTTCGAGCATTTCTTCAAGGAATATGATCAGACAAAGCTGACAGAGGTCAAGGCAGTCGCCATGGATATGAACGCTTCCTACAACAAGCTGGTACAAGAACATCTGCCGCAAGCTAAGGTCGTGTATGATCGTTACCACATGCAGGCTCAATTCGGGAAGGAAGTATTAGGTGTAGTAAGACTTGATGAGGCCAGAATGCATAGGGATAACGCCAACGACATGCAAGAAGCATTAAAAGACGCAAGTGCTGAAGACAAGCCGGCTTTGAAAGAGCGGATATCCGAGGAAAAGAAGAACTACCGCACATTGAAGAAAGTCCGCTGGCCGTTACTCACCAATGAAGATAGGCTGAATCCTAAGAGCAAAGAAGCGTTGCAGGCCATCTTTGCAGAGCACGAGGATCTGGCAATATGTTATTCCATGAAGGAAGAGATGGTAGCCCTCTATGAATTAAGGGACTATGACAAGGCTCTTGCAGGATGGAAGCGCTGGTTTAAAGCTGCACTAGGCAGCGGGATTCCGGCCCTGGTTAGGTTTGCTAAGATTAAGCTGCCAAGGATAGACGGTCTGGTGAACCATGCCCTGTACCCGATAAACACAGGGAAGCTTGAGGGTTTCAACAACAAGATTAAAGTGGCCAAAAGAAGAGCTTACGGATACAGAGATGATGAGTACTTTTTCACGTTAATTCGCTACCTCTCAATTCCGACCGTAAGAGGTATACTCCCGAAAAAAACGTGAAGAACCAAAAAAGTAAAAACCTTTAGCCGCTTAGCCATTCCTCATATAATCCAAAAAAACTCCCCACGCAATGCGTGAGGAGTTTTGAAAAGTTGAAATTATTTCAGTTCAACCTTAGCGCCGGCAGCTTCCAGCTTTTCCTTCATAGCTTCAGCATCAGCCTTAGCTACGTTTTCCTTAATGGTGTTAGGAGCAGCATCAACAGCAGCCTTAGCTTCCTTCAGGCCCAGACCAGTCAGTTCACGAACAACCTTGATAACCTGAATCTTGCTAGCGCCAACGTCAGTCAGAACAACGTTGAATTCGGTCTTTTCAGCAGCAGCAGCACCGCCGGCAGCAGGAGCAGCAGCAACAGCAACAGGAGCAGCAGCGCTAACACCGAACTTATCTTCCATAGCCTTTACCAGGTCAGCCAGTTCCAGGACAGTCATGTTTTCAATGGCTTCCATAATTTCTTCTTTAGTCATTTTAAATACCTCCGAAAATTTTTCCAGTTAATTTTTTAATTAAATAAACGATGGGTCAAGCAACCCGTTGATAACTCAAGCGATTAAGCGGATTCTTTTTCCTTCTTCTCGCGAATTGCATCCACGACAGTAACCAGGCTGCGCAGCGTACCATGCAGTACATTGACGAGTCCGGAAATCGGGGCCTGCATGCTGCCAACCAGTTTGGCCAGCAGTTCTTCCTTGGACGGCAGTTCTGCCAAAGCATTGATTTCGTCAACACTGATTGCCTTGCCATTCAGGAGACCGCCCTTAATTTCAAGAGCCTTATGATCCTTACCGAAGTTATGAGAAATCTTGGCAGGAGCGACAGGATCGTCAGTGGAGCAAGCCAGAGCGGTATTCTGTTCAAGAATGCCATCCAGGCCTTCAATACCAGCTTCCTTAGCAGCAATGCGGATGAAGGTGTTCTTGGCAACCATGTACTTCACACCGGCTTCGCGCATTTGCTTTCTCAGCTCAGTATCTTCAGCTACGGTCAGGCCGCAGTAGTTTACCAGGACGACGCCCTGGGAACTAGTCAGCAGCTCTTTCAGTTCAGCGACTTTTGCAGCCTTTTCAGGTCTGATATCATGCATCAATATACACCTCCTTGCTTCAAGATATTAATCAATGAAAAGACCTCTCGGCAGGCCGCCGGAGGTCGTATTTATAAAACACTCCGACCTGGGCAGGCGTTCATTCACGTTAGGCTTTCGCACCCGCTGTCTGCGGTCCGATGGTCATTTTCAATTTGATTACTTGTTGCTGTCAGCTTTCAGTACATCGATAGGTACGCCAGGGCCCATGGTGGTGGACAGGGTAACACTCTTAATGTACTGGCCTTTTGCGCCGGAGGGCTTTACTTTGATCAGGGTAGTGATCAGGGCAAGATAGTTGTCCAGCAGCTTTTCAGCGTCAAAAGAGGCTTTACCGATAGCGGTTTGTACGTTACCGGCCTTGTCGGTACGATATTCAATCTTACCGGCTTTGCTTTCGCCTACGGCACGTTTTACATCCATGGTTACGGTACCAACCTTCGGGTTAGGCATCAAACCTTTAGGACCAAGCAAACGGCCCAGACGGCCAACAACACTCATCATGTCAGGGGTAGCAATGCAGACGTCAAAGTCGAACCAACCGCCTTTGATCTTTTCTGCCATATCTTCGGCACCAACGAAATCAGCGCCGGCTTCCTGAGCTTCCTGAGCCTTAGCGCCTCTGGCGAATACCAGGACGGTCTTGGACTTACCAGTGCCATGAGGAAGAACCAGAGCACCGCGGACCTGTTGGTCAGCGTACTTAGGATCTACACCCAGACGAACAGAGCATTCAACAGTGCTGTCGAATTTGGTGCAGGAAGTCTTCTTGACCAGTTCAACAGCTTCTTTCGGGGAATATGCCTTGCCGGCTTCAATCAGCTTTGCGGCATCGGTATATTTCTTACCAGCTTTTCTCATTTGAAATCCTCCTAGTGGTACTAACGGCGTAAGCCTCCCACGTCAAACTTAGTCTACTACGTCAATGCCCATGCTGCGGGCAGTGCCTTCGATCATGCGCATAGCTGCTTCAACAGAGCCAGCGTTCAGATCCTTCATCTTGGTTTCAGCGATTTCCTTGACTTTGTCGCGTTTAACCGTAGCAACCTTGTTCTTGTTCGGTTCACCGGATGCTTTGTCGATACCGGCTGCCTTCTTCAGCAGAACAGCTGCAGGCGGAGTCTTCGTGATGAAAGTAAAGGAACGGTCTTCGAATACAGTAATTTCTACAGGGATAATCAGGCCTGCCTGTTTTTCAGTGCGGGCGTTGAAGTCCTTAACGAAGGCCATGATGTTGATACCAGCCTGACCTAATGCCGGGCCTACAGGAGGTGCCGGAGTAGCCTTACCAGCAGGAACCTGCAGTTTTACCATCTTAATAACTTTCTTTGGCATATCAATTACACCTCCTTACTTACTCTATAGCTTCCACTTGGGTAAAATTCACTTCAATCGGAGTCACGCGGCCGAACATTTCAATCATAACCTTGATCTTCTGTTGGTCGTTGTTGATCTCCGCTACCGTACCTACCATATCATTAAAGCCGGGGGCCTTAATGCGGACGGTATCATTCAAATCAACAGGGCACTCCATATGTACCAACGGTGCTGCTTCTTCCTGTTCAGGTGCTGCACCTTCTTCTTTGGGCTGCATCTTGAGGATACGCGCAACTTCATCGTCAGACAGCGGAATCGGTTTAATACTGTTGCTGCCAGTATTGCCGATACCACCTACGAATCCGGTAACGCCCGGGGTATTGCGCACAGCATACCAGGTACGTTCATCCACGATCATATCAATCAGTACATAGCCCGGGAAAATCTTACGGGGCACGACCTTTTGCTGATCATCCTTTGCGCTCACTTCGTCCTGCATAGGAACAAGAACCTGGAAAATCTTATCTTCAAACCCTAAGGAATGAATCTTATTTTCGAGGTTCTTCTTGACTTTGTTTTCATACCCGGAATAGGTATGAATTACATACCAATGTCTTTGACCTTCTTCCATGCTCACTGCACTCCCATTACCAGACGGAACAGTACGGAGAAGATAGCATCAATGGCCCAGATCAAAAGGGCAGAAGTCAGGGAAGCCACAATGACGGTAGCAGTATAGCCTAAAAGCTCGCGCCGATTGGGCCACGTCACCTTTTTCATTTCATTTTTAACATCCCGCAGGAAGCCCGACACTCCGCCGGAGCTCTTCACATCGGGAGTCATCTGAGTTGATGCCATAGTCCCTCCACCTTACTTCGTTTCCTTATGCAACGTGTGCTTTTTGCAGAACTTGCAGTACTTTTTGATTTCAATACGATCAGAATCGTTTTTCTTATTTTTGGTCGTCTGGTAGTTACGCTGCTTGCATACGGTGCAGGCCAGGGTAATGCCAACACGATTGTTATTTGCTGCCATTTCTTTACACCTCACTTACTTCCAAGAATCCCTAAAGTCGCCTATATAGACTACCACACAAGGGATAAGATGTCAACAAAAAAATGAGGACCGACCATTTTCGTGTCGGTCCCACATTTTAACCGCTTAGCAGCGGAGTTTCTTATTCGTCGATTTCGGTAACAACACCGGCACCAACGGTATGGCCGCCTTCGCGGATAGCGAAACGCAGACCTTTTTCAATAGCAATCGGGGTGATCAGTTCTACGCTCATCAGAATGTTATCGCCAGGCATTACCATTTCGGTTCCTTCCGGCAGGTGAGCTACACCCGTTACGTCCGTCGTTCTGAAATAGAACTGGGGACGATAGCCGTTGAAGAACGGAGTATGACGGCCGCCTTCTTCTTTCGTCAGTACGTAAACCTGACCCTTGAATTTCGTATGAGGATGAATGCTGCCCGGTTTGCTCAGAACCTGACCACGTTCAACTTCGTTTCTTTCAATACCACGCAGCAGGCAGCCGATGTTGTCGCCGGCTTCTGCTACATCCAGGGTCTTGCGGAACATTTCCAGACCGGTTGCTACGGACTGTCTCTTTTCAGTCGTCAGACCTACGATTTCGACAGGGTCACCAATCTTGATGGAACCACGTTCAACACGGCCCGTTGCTACGGTACCACGACCGGTAATCGTGAATACGTCTTCGACAGGCATCAGGAACGGTTTCGTCAGATCGTGCTGCGGAGTCGGAATGTACTTGTCGACTTCTTCCATCAGCTTCAGGATGTTCTTCTTTTGTTCTTCGTCGCCTTCCAGAGCCTTCAGTGCGGAACCTACAACGATAGGAACTTCATCGCCGGGGTAATCGTACTGGGTCAGCAGGTCACGAACTTCCATTTCAACCAGTTCGATCAGTTCAGGATCGTCGACTTGGTCGGACTTGTTCAGGAATACTACGATTGCAGGTACGCCAACCTGACGGGCCAGCAGGATGTGTTCACGGGTCTGAGGCATAGGACCATCAGCAGCGGAAACAACCAGGATGGCACCATCCATCTGAGCAGCGCCGGTGATCATGTTCTTAACATAGTCGGCGTGGCCCGGGCAGTCTACGTGAGCGTAGTGTCTGTTCGGAGTTTCATATTCAACGTGGGCGGTGTTAATGGTGATACCACGTTCTCTTTCTTCCGGAGCCTTATCAATATCAGCATAAGCTTCGAAAGTAGCTTTGCAGCCCGGAGTCTCGGACAGTACCTTGGTGATAGCTGCCGTCAGGGTCGTCTTGCCATGGTCAACGTGACCGATGGTACCAATGTTAACATGGGGTTTCGTTCTTTCAAATTTCTCTTTAGCCATTAGATTACCTCCCAACGTTTTCTTGTGTTAATGACTGGATTTTAAAAGAGCCCCGAAAGACGGGGCTGGACTTATGAGATGGTGGCGGCACACGGATTTGAACCGCGGACAGGCCGGGTATGAACCGACTGCTCTAGCCAACTGAGCTATGCCGCCATGGATGGAGCTGATGACCAGAATCGGACTGGTGACCTTATCCTTACCAAGGATACGCTCTACCAACTGAGCTACATCAGCATGTGGTTGCGGGGGCTGGACTTGAACCAACGACCTTCGGGTTATGAGCCCGACGAGCTACCAACTGCTCCACCCCGCGATTATGGTGGAGGGAGAAGGATTCGAACCTTCGAAGCCAGAGGCGGCAGATTTACAGTCTGCTCCCTTTAACCACTCGGGAATCCCTCCACGTTTGTGTGTCACTAAAATCTGGAGCTGGCAAAAGGAATTGAACCCTCAACCTACTGATTACAAGTCAGTTGCTCTACCATTTGAGCTATGCCAGCCTCTGAATTCGTAACATAGAGAATTATACAAAATGTTACAATATATGTCAAGCGAATTTTTGCCGCTTTTTTACAATGTCCTCAGGAAGCATCACAGATAGAAATACCACAGAGAGAACGCAGCCAGGATCAGCCGGTAAATAGCAAAGGAAGTCAAAGTAGATTTATTAAGGAAGCCGATGAACCAGAGTACGGATACATAAGCAACGGCAAAAGCAACCACAAATCCGACGGCCAGTACCGTCAAATCGCCCATGGAAAGAAAAGCAATATTCTTCAGCAGTTCATACAGACAAGCTGCAACCATGATGGGCAGTGCCATAATGAAGGTGAAATCGGCACCGGCCTTGCGGTTGACACCGACCATGAGGGCTCCGCTGATCGTCGAGCCGCTTCTGCTGAACCCCGGCCAGAGCGACAAGAATTGATAAAAACCAATGTACAGGGCCTGACGCAGGCTGATGTGATCCACGTCCTGTACCAGTTCTTCCTCATGTCCTTTGATTTTATGTTCTGCCGCCATCATCAAAACCGCACCGAGGATCAGACCGATAGCTACCGTAAACGGAGAAAACAGGTACTTTTTAATGAAAGAATGTACCAGCAGCGCAAAAAGCATGGTAGGGACACAGCCGGCTGCCACATGGATTCCGCTCAAACCCTTCTTGGGATTCCAGCCGTCACGCGTAAGGAAGCGGGCAAAACGGTTCCGATAGATCACCAGCACAGACAAAATGGCGCCCAACTGAATTACAATATCAAAGATTTGGGCAAGATTTCCGCTGAATCCAATCATGTGCCCTACAATAATCATATGGCCGGTAGACGATACCGGCAAAAATTCCGTCAGCCCCTCGACAATGCCGAGAATGACAGCATTGATAATTTCACTCATACCTGTTTTAACTTCCTTTCCTATTTATCCTGCTAAATAAAGCTGAAGTGACTGCAAATACGAAGAAAGCATATACACTTTTTTTGAATAGCCTGCTTATTATACTCTATTTATTTTCTGAAAGGAAGATGGCTTAAGCCTATAATCGAGGATATTCCGGAAGTTTCATAGAAAATTTACGGGCTCTTTGAAAAAATGTTAAAGAATGTTTAGAATAAGCCAAGGCGCTTCGCACAAAAGAAAGCTATGGCCGCCTTCGGCGGCAAAGCGACCTGCGACCAGCAAAAAAAAAGACCGTGAACCAATGATTGCTCATTGTTTCATGGTCTTTTTTAACACCTTAATCTCCGAAGCAGATGCCCAGTTCACGGCCGCACTTGATGAGATCGGAATCAGGAGGTACCTGATGCGGATGATCAGCGACCTTCGCAATCGGCACGCGCACAATCTCGTTGGCATGGAGCGATACCATTACATTGTATTCGCCGTCCATGCACGCTTCCGCGGCCTCCACACCGTAACGCGTAGAAAGGATACGATCATAAGCGGTCGGTGAGCCGCCGCGCTGCAGGTAACCCAGAATGGTGGCACGGGATTCAATGCCTGTCAGCTTCTCGATCTGATCAGCCAGCTTATTGCCGACACCGCCCAGGCGGATCTGTTCAAAACTCTCTTTTACAATGCGGGCTACAGTAATATCCCCGCCTACCGGCTTTGCACCTTCGGCTACAGTGATAATACTGAATTTCTTACCCTGTTTCTGCCGTTCTTTGATTTTCTTGACAACAGAATCAATCTTATAAGGAATCTCAGGAATCAGGATAACATCAGCGCCGCCTGCCAGTCCGGAATGAAGTGCAATCCATCCGGCATAACGGCCCATGACTTCCAGTACCATGACGCGGTGATGGGATTCGGCCGTAGTATGCAGCCGGTCCAGTGCGTCTGTTGCGGTTGCTACCGCCGTGTCAAAACCGAATGTCCGTTCCGTGCAGGGCAGGTCATTATCGATTGTCTTCGGTACACCGACTACATTAACCCCGCAGAAGCGATGCAGGTCATAGCCAATCTTCAGACTGCCGTCGCCGCCGATAATGATCAGGCATTCCACATGATGATCTTTTAAATTTTTGACGACAACATCCCGCATATCCTTGTAAATGATGTTACCGTCCTTGTCTTCACCGCTGGCGTAGCGGAAAGGATTATCACGGTTGGTCGTACCAAGTACCGTCCCGCCGCGAGGCAGGATGCCCGACACATCGCTCATGGAGAGCAGCTTCATGTCGTTTTGGATCAAACCATGAAATCCATTGGAAATGCCGTAAATCTGATATCCATTATGAATAGCCGTTTTCACTACTGCCCGAATTACCGCATTAAGCCCCGGGCAATCACCACCCCCAGTAAGTACGGCCAGCGTTCCTTTAATTCCTTCCATTGTTGTCACCTACTCATTCAGTCAATATTCCAAATCGTATAATCTGCTGCAGACAGGCGGATAGATTCGGTTCCGTCAAATTTGTCATAGCAAAGCAGACCATCTTTCACATAACCAGGCCATGCGAGGACGATAGTAAAGGCCTTACCCAGTTCGTCAAATACACTCTTTGAGTCGATGTTGAACACAGGAATAAAGAAAGTCTGTACACGGTCAAGCATAATCACAGGGCCACGGTGCGTAGCGAGTTCCGCGCGGAACGTTTCCGGAGCTTTTGCTTTTCTTTCGCTCGGCAGCAGCTTCAGGAATTCTTCCGTGATCAAAAGACGGGAATCCACATAATCCCAATTTTTCATCTCTGCGGCTTCGCGCAGGATTTTGCTCTTGCCGCTGCCCGGTTTACCGGTTACGACTAATACTTTAATATCTTTCTTTTGGACTTCTTCGACTTGTTTCAGAAATTCATCAATCTGACTCATGGCTATCGCCCTCCTTATATTTAGTTCGCCCACCTTAACCTCAGGTTATATGCTAATTATCCTATTCGTCAAAAGCCGTTTCTTCCCTCTAAAACTTTTTATTAATTCGGTTCCGGCTTTTTCCTTCGGGAATATTGTATCATATCAAACAATAATTTTGGGGAATCTTTCTTCTGAAATCAATCAATTGCAGATCATACAGTTTTTGCACTCTATTTTTCTTTTTGAAATTGTTCCTTGGCGGCCATAATAAGCAGGCCTTTATTGAGCGTAGCCAGATCCAGGTCATGGTTACGCAGGGCAAGGTACTTTTCCAGCTTCCGCTTTACCCTCTGAAGCGCATTATCGATGGACTTGGTACTGCGTCCCATTTCCGCGGCAATTTCTTGATAGGACTTGCT
Proteins encoded in this window:
- a CDS encoding ISL3 family transposase; amino-acid sequence: MSFTNYTIQNNAECQDVFYNVFMPEDPFDDSQEIVICSEKKYTDFRCPKCGQKMYSYEPFSTYLKSFPAYPEHTRMIRFEGHRFRCSCCHATITEPIPFKYPGTRITMRASLWIETLLRNGIPANAIAKMSGIHWSTIRYVHKQLMDESLDKYEMELELTSYKPRFLAIDEFAIHKGHTYATCVMDLATGYILWVGRGRAIADFEHFFKEYDQTKLTEVKAVAMDMNASYNKLVQEHLPQAKVVYDRYHMQAQFGKEVLGVVRLDEARMHRDNANDMQEALKDASAEDKPALKERISEEKKNYRTLKKVRWPLLTNEDRLNPKSKEALQAIFAEHEDLAICYSMKEEMVALYELRDYDKALAGWKRWFKAALGSGIPALVRFAKIKLPRIDGLVNHALYPINTGKLEGFNNKIKVAKRRAYGYRDDEYFFTLIRYLSIPTVRGILPKKT
- the rplL gene encoding 50S ribosomal protein L7/L12; its protein translation is MTKEEIMEAIENMTVLELADLVKAMEDKFGVSAAAPVAVAAAPAAGGAAAAEKTEFNVVLTDVGASKIQVIKVVRELTGLGLKEAKAAVDAAPNTIKENVAKADAEAMKEKLEAAGAKVELK
- the rplJ gene encoding 50S ribosomal protein L10 codes for the protein MHDIRPEKAAKVAELKELLTSSQGVVLVNYCGLTVAEDTELRKQMREAGVKYMVAKNTFIRIAAKEAGIEGLDGILEQNTALACSTDDPVAPAKISHNFGKDHKALEIKGGLLNGKAISVDEINALAELPSKEELLAKLVGSMQAPISGLVNVLHGTLRSLVTVVDAIREKKEKESA
- the rplA gene encoding 50S ribosomal protein L1, whose protein sequence is MRKAGKKYTDAAKLIEAGKAYSPKEAVELVKKTSCTKFDSTVECSVRLGVDPKYADQQVRGALVLPHGTGKSKTVLVFARGAKAQEAQEAGADFVGAEDMAEKIKGGWFDFDVCIATPDMMSVVGRLGRLLGPKGLMPNPKVGTVTMDVKRAVGESKAGKIEYRTDKAGNVQTAIGKASFDAEKLLDNYLALITTLIKVKPSGAKGQYIKSVTLSTTMGPGVPIDVLKADSNK
- the rplK gene encoding 50S ribosomal protein L11 encodes the protein MPKKVIKMVKLQVPAGKATPAPPVGPALGQAGINIMAFVKDFNARTEKQAGLIIPVEITVFEDRSFTFITKTPPAAVLLKKAAGIDKASGEPNKNKVATVKRDKVKEIAETKMKDLNAGSVEAAMRMIEGTARSMGIDVVD
- the nusG gene encoding transcription termination/antitermination protein NusG; the protein is MEEGQRHWYVIHTYSGYENKVKKNLENKIHSLGFEDKIFQVLVPMQDEVSAKDDQQKVVPRKIFPGYVLIDMIVDERTWYAVRNTPGVTGFVGGIGNTGSNSIKPIPLSDDEVARILKMQPKEEGAAPEQEEAAPLVHMECPVDLNDTVRIKAPGFNDMVGTVAEINNDQQKIKVMIEMFGRVTPIEVNFTQVEAIE
- the secE gene encoding preprotein translocase subunit SecE; the encoded protein is MASTQMTPDVKSSGGVSGFLRDVKNEMKKVTWPNRRELLGYTATVIVASLTSALLIWAIDAIFSVLFRLVMGVQ
- the rpmG gene encoding 50S ribosomal protein L33, which codes for MAANNNRVGITLACTVCKQRNYQTTKNKKNDSDRIEIKKYCKFCKKHTLHKETK
- the tuf gene encoding elongation factor Tu; the protein is MAKEKFERTKPHVNIGTIGHVDHGKTTLTAAITKVLSETPGCKATFEAYADIDKAPEERERGITINTAHVEYETPNRHYAHVDCPGHADYVKNMITGAAQMDGAILVVSAADGPMPQTREHILLARQVGVPAIVVFLNKSDQVDDPELIELVEMEVRDLLTQYDYPGDEVPIVVGSALKALEGDEEQKKNILKLMEEVDKYIPTPQHDLTKPFLMPVEDVFTITGRGTVATGRVERGSIKIGDPVEIVGLTTEKRQSVATGLEMFRKTLDVAEAGDNIGCLLRGIERNEVERGQVLSKPGSIHPHTKFKGQVYVLTKEEGGRHTPFFNGYRPQFYFRTTDVTGVAHLPEGTEMVMPGDNILMSVELITPIAIEKGLRFAIREGGHTVGAGVVTEIDE
- a CDS encoding undecaprenyl-diphosphate phosphatase, producing the protein MSEIINAVILGIVEGLTEFLPVSSTGHMIIVGHMIGFSGNLAQIFDIVIQLGAILSVLVIYRNRFARFLTRDGWNPKKGLSGIHVAAGCVPTMLFALLVHSFIKKYLFSPFTVAIGLILGAVLMMAAEHKIKGHEEELVQDVDHISLRQALYIGFYQFLSLWPGFSRSGSTISGALMVGVNRKAGADFTFIMALPIMVAACLYELLKNIAFLSMGDLTVLAVGFVVAFAVAYVSVLWFIGFLNKSTLTSFAIYRLILAAFSLWYFYL
- a CDS encoding 6-phosphofructokinase: MEGIKGTLAVLTGGGDCPGLNAVIRAVVKTAIHNGYQIYGISNGFHGLIQNDMKLLSMSDVSGILPRGGTVLGTTNRDNPFRYASGEDKDGNIIYKDMRDVVVKNLKDHHVECLIIIGGDGSLKIGYDLHRFCGVNVVGVPKTIDNDLPCTERTFGFDTAVATATDALDRLHTTAESHHRVMVLEVMGRYAGWIALHSGLAGGADVILIPEIPYKIDSVVKKIKERQKQGKKFSIITVAEGAKPVGGDITVARIVKESFEQIRLGGVGNKLADQIEKLTGIESRATILGYLQRGGSPTAYDRILSTRYGVEAAEACMDGEYNVMVSLHANEIVRVPIAKVADHPHQVPPDSDLIKCGRELGICFGD
- the brxF gene encoding BREX-3 system P-loop-containing protein BrxF; translated protein: MSQIDEFLKQVEEVQKKDIKVLVVTGKPGSGKSKILREAAEMKNWDYVDSRLLITEEFLKLLPSERKAKAPETFRAELATHRGPVIMLDRVQTFFIPVFNIDSKSVFDELGKAFTIVLAWPGYVKDGLLCYDKFDGTESIRLSAADYTIWNID